The proteins below are encoded in one region of Bacillus alveayuensis:
- a CDS encoding aspartate carbamoyltransferase catalytic subunit (product_source=KO:K00609; cath_funfam=3.40.50.1370; cog=COG0540; ko=KO:K00609; pfam=PF00185,PF02729; superfamily=53671; tigrfam=TIGR00670) — MMHLLTMTDLSNEDILNILNDAKNYKKQHGWTADRKLFVANLFFEPSTRTKCSFEVAERKLGLEVLHVDEATSSVQKGETLYDTVRTLQSIGTNAVVIRHPKDQYFKELVGKVNIPILNAGDGCGHHPTQSLLDLLTIHEEFCRFEGLTISIIGDIRHSRVARSNAEVLTRLGANVYFSAPSVWQDEKTPYGMYIDIDEAIEISDVVMLLRIQHERHIFKTDTTDYLTSFGLTKEREKRMKAHAIIMHPAPVNRGVEIDGELVECERSRIFQQMENGVFVRMAVLKRALYKENERG, encoded by the coding sequence ATGATGCATTTATTAACTATGACAGACCTTTCAAACGAAGATATATTGAATATTTTAAATGATGCGAAAAATTATAAAAAACAGCATGGATGGACAGCGGATCGAAAATTATTTGTTGCCAATTTATTTTTCGAACCGAGTACAAGAACGAAATGCAGCTTTGAGGTAGCGGAGAGAAAGCTTGGTCTTGAAGTTTTGCATGTTGATGAAGCAACTTCAAGTGTACAAAAAGGGGAAACGTTATATGATACCGTTCGCACGTTACAATCAATCGGAACAAATGCTGTTGTAATTCGTCACCCAAAGGATCAATACTTCAAAGAATTAGTTGGCAAAGTGAATATTCCGATCTTAAATGCAGGAGATGGCTGTGGGCATCATCCAACTCAAAGCTTACTTGATTTATTGACGATTCATGAAGAGTTCTGTAGATTTGAAGGGTTAACCATTTCTATTATCGGCGACATCCGCCATAGTCGTGTGGCGCGTTCAAACGCTGAAGTGTTAACTCGACTTGGTGCAAATGTATATTTTAGTGCACCTTCAGTCTGGCAAGATGAAAAAACACCTTACGGAATGTATATCGATATCGATGAAGCAATCGAAATATCTGATGTTGTCATGCTGCTTAGAATTCAACATGAACGACACATTTTTAAAACGGATACAACGGATTATTTAACGTCTTTCGGATTAACGAAAGAAAGAGAAAAAAGAATGAAGGCTCATGCTATTATTATGCATCCTGCACCAGTTAATCGCGGTGTTGAAATAGACGGTGAGCTAGTGGAATGTGAGCGATCGAGAATATTTCAGCAGATGGAAAATGGTGTTTTCGTGAGAATGGCAGTATTAAAAAGAGCTCTTTATAAAGAAAATGAAAGGGGTTAA
- a CDS encoding carbamoyl-phosphate synthase large subunit (product_source=KO:K01955; cath_funfam=1.10.1030.10,3.30.470.20,3.40.50.1380,3.40.50.20; cog=COG0458; ko=KO:K01955; pfam=PF02142,PF02786,PF02787; smart=SM01096; superfamily=48108,52335,52440,56059; tigrfam=TIGR01369) → MPKRVDIQKILVIGSGPIIIGQAAEFDYSGTQACMALKEEGYEVILVNSNPATIMTDTEMADKVYIEPLTADFVISIIRKERPDAILPTLGGQTGLNLAVELHERGVLQECGVEILGTNLSAIQKAEDRDLFRSLMKELNEPVPESEIVHELNEAKDFVKKVGYPVIVRPAYTLGGTGGGICTNEEELIEIVTNGLKLSPVNQCLLEKSIAGFKEIEYEVMRDSKDNAIVVCNMENIDPVGIHTGDSIVVAPSQTLSDREYQLLRNVSLKIIRALEIEGGCNVQLALDPNSFQYYVIEVNPRVSRSSALASKATGYPIAKLAAKIAVGLTLDEMMNPVTGKTYACFEPALDYVVTKIPRWPFDKFESANRHLGTQMKATGEVMAIGRTFEESILKAVRSLEAGVYHLTLKDYEQISDEIIEKRIQKAGDERLFYIAEAMRRGISIENIHEWSAIDRIFLSKLQNIVNFEQVINEHRFDVNVLQKAKEMGFSDHFIASKWGVSEREVYQFRKENGITPVYKMVDTCAAEFESETPYFYGTYEQENESIVTDRKSVIVLGSGPIRIGQGIEFDYATVHSVWAIREAGYEAIIINNNPETVSTDFSISDKLYFEPLTVEDVMHIVDLEKPLGVVVQFGGQTAINLASELEARGVKILGTSLEDLDRAEDRDKFEQALTELNIPQPVGKTATSVEEAVQIAEQIGYPVLVRPSYVLGGRAMEIVYRKEELLHYMDHAVKINPQHPVLIDQYLTGVEVEVDAISDGETVVIPGIMEHIERAGVHSGDSIAVYPPQTLSEEIKRKLVDYTIRLARGLNIIGLLNIQFVIANQKPYVLEVNPRSSRTVPFLSKITGIPMANVATKVILGQTLNRLGYETGLFNEKNEVFVKVPVFSFAKLRRVDITLGPEMKSTGEVMGKDYTLEKALYKGLVAAGMNIKQHGSILLTIADKDKQEGLEIAKRFYEIGYQLLATEGTANYLKEHGVYAKVVKKIGTEGDTILDVIRNGEAQFVINTLTKGKQPQRDGFRIRRESVENGIPCLTSLDTAKAILRVLEAMTFTTEAMPKHQKHHGVGVQ, encoded by the coding sequence ATGCCTAAACGTGTAGATATCCAAAAAATATTAGTCATTGGATCTGGCCCTATTATTATCGGCCAAGCGGCAGAATTCGACTACTCAGGAACACAAGCATGTATGGCATTAAAAGAAGAAGGATATGAAGTGATTTTAGTCAACTCAAATCCAGCTACGATTATGACAGATACGGAAATGGCCGATAAAGTTTATATTGAGCCATTAACAGCTGATTTTGTCATAAGCATTATTCGGAAAGAGCGTCCTGATGCGATCTTACCAACACTTGGGGGACAAACTGGGTTAAACTTGGCCGTAGAATTACATGAGCGTGGGGTATTGCAGGAATGCGGTGTTGAAATATTAGGAACAAATCTTTCCGCCATCCAAAAGGCAGAGGATCGCGACTTGTTCCGTTCCCTTATGAAAGAATTGAATGAGCCAGTCCCTGAAAGTGAAATCGTTCATGAGCTTAATGAAGCAAAAGATTTTGTCAAAAAAGTTGGCTACCCTGTCATCGTTCGTCCTGCTTATACGTTAGGTGGAACAGGGGGAGGAATTTGCACAAATGAAGAGGAGCTAATAGAGATTGTTACAAATGGATTAAAACTAAGTCCTGTCAATCAATGTCTACTTGAGAAGAGCATTGCCGGCTTTAAAGAAATCGAGTATGAAGTAATGCGTGATTCAAAGGACAATGCCATCGTTGTCTGTAATATGGAAAATATTGACCCAGTTGGGATTCATACAGGTGATTCCATTGTTGTGGCTCCTAGTCAAACATTATCGGATCGTGAATATCAATTGCTTCGTAATGTATCCTTAAAAATTATCCGTGCGCTTGAAATTGAAGGAGGCTGTAACGTACAGCTTGCCCTAGATCCAAACAGCTTTCAATACTATGTGATTGAAGTAAATCCACGTGTAAGCCGTTCTTCTGCATTAGCATCAAAGGCAACAGGTTATCCAATTGCAAAGCTTGCCGCAAAAATTGCGGTCGGATTAACACTTGATGAAATGATGAATCCTGTAACCGGTAAAACATATGCTTGCTTTGAGCCGGCCCTTGATTATGTTGTCACGAAAATTCCGCGCTGGCCGTTTGATAAATTTGAATCAGCCAACCGCCACTTAGGGACGCAAATGAAGGCAACTGGAGAAGTGATGGCGATCGGACGCACCTTTGAAGAATCGATATTAAAAGCGGTTCGTTCCTTAGAAGCGGGTGTTTATCATCTTACGTTAAAAGATTACGAACAAATTTCAGACGAAATCATCGAGAAACGAATTCAAAAAGCAGGAGATGAACGACTATTTTATATTGCTGAAGCAATGCGTAGAGGCATTTCCATCGAAAATATTCATGAATGGAGTGCGATTGATCGGATCTTTTTAAGCAAACTCCAAAATATCGTAAACTTTGAGCAAGTGATTAATGAACATCGCTTTGATGTAAATGTGTTACAAAAGGCGAAAGAAATGGGCTTTTCCGATCACTTTATTGCATCAAAATGGGGTGTATCAGAGAGAGAAGTGTATCAATTTAGAAAAGAAAACGGCATTACTCCAGTATATAAAATGGTCGACACATGCGCGGCGGAATTTGAATCAGAAACACCTTACTTTTATGGGACTTATGAACAGGAAAATGAATCGATCGTAACAGACCGCAAAAGTGTAATCGTATTAGGTTCTGGTCCAATTCGAATTGGTCAAGGAATTGAATTTGACTACGCAACGGTACATTCCGTTTGGGCGATCCGTGAAGCCGGATACGAAGCTATTATCATCAATAATAACCCTGAAACAGTATCAACAGATTTTAGTATTTCCGATAAGTTATACTTTGAGCCACTTACAGTTGAAGATGTGATGCACATTGTCGACCTAGAAAAGCCTTTAGGAGTTGTTGTTCAGTTTGGTGGGCAAACAGCAATTAATTTAGCAAGTGAGCTAGAAGCGCGAGGTGTGAAAATATTAGGTACTAGTTTAGAAGATTTAGACCGTGCTGAGGACCGGGATAAGTTTGAACAAGCCTTAACGGAATTAAATATTCCACAGCCAGTTGGGAAAACGGCAACATCAGTGGAAGAAGCGGTACAAATTGCTGAGCAAATTGGCTATCCTGTATTAGTTCGACCTTCGTACGTACTTGGTGGACGAGCGATGGAAATTGTTTATCGAAAAGAAGAGCTTCTTCACTACATGGATCATGCCGTGAAAATCAATCCACAGCATCCCGTTTTAATTGATCAATATTTAACGGGAGTGGAAGTGGAAGTCGATGCGATTTCCGATGGCGAAACGGTTGTGATTCCAGGCATTATGGAGCATATTGAAAGAGCTGGTGTTCATTCTGGTGACTCTATTGCTGTCTATCCGCCACAAACTTTGTCGGAAGAAATCAAGCGAAAGCTTGTCGATTATACGATTCGTTTAGCAAGAGGATTAAATATCATTGGACTTCTAAATATTCAATTTGTAATTGCAAATCAAAAACCATATGTATTAGAAGTCAATCCTAGATCAAGCCGAACAGTTCCATTTTTAAGCAAAATTACCGGGATCCCGATGGCGAATGTAGCAACAAAAGTGATTCTTGGACAAACATTAAATAGGTTAGGGTATGAAACGGGATTATTTAATGAAAAAAATGAAGTTTTTGTGAAGGTTCCTGTCTTTTCATTTGCGAAGCTACGACGCGTAGATATCACACTAGGACCTGAAATGAAATCAACAGGTGAAGTGATGGGGAAAGATTATACGTTAGAAAAAGCACTTTATAAAGGTTTAGTGGCTGCTGGGATGAACATTAAACAGCATGGCTCGATTTTATTAACCATTGCTGATAAGGATAAACAAGAAGGATTAGAAATCGCGAAACGCTTTTACGAAATCGGCTATCAATTACTGGCGACAGAAGGTACGGCAAATTACTTGAAAGAACATGGTGTTTATGCGAAGGTCGTTAAAAAAATTGGTACAGAGGGAGATACAATATTAGATGTTATTCGAAATGGGGAAGCCCAATTTGTAATCAATACTTTGACGAAAGGAAAACAACCGCAACGTGACGGGTTTAGAATACGCCGAGAATCCGTAGAAAATGGCATTCCTTGTTTAACGTCGCTCGATACCGCAAAGGCTATTTTACGTGTATTAGAAGCGATGACGTTTACGACAGAAGCGATGCCGAAGCATCAAAAGCACCATGGGGTGGGAGTGCAATGA
- a CDS encoding dihydroorotate dehydrogenase (NAD+) catalytic subunit (product_source=KO:K17828; cath_funfam=3.20.20.70; cog=COG0167; ko=KO:K17828; pfam=PF01180; superfamily=51395; tigrfam=TIGR01037), whose protein sequence is MLEIKLPGLHLKNPIMPASGCFGFGREFSRLYDLSQLGAIMIKATTAEPRFGNPTPRVAETPSGMLNAIGLQNPGLDQVMTEELPWLEQFDVPIIANIAGTSVEDYVVVAEKISEAKNVKALELNISCPNVKKGGITFGTDPDVASHLTKQVKRVSKVPVYVKLSPNVTDIVEMAKAVEQAGADGITLINTLLGMRLDLKTGKPIIANQTGGLSGPAIKPIAIRMVFQVSQAVSIPIIGMGGIMSVDDVIEFLLAGASAVAIGTANFVNPYICPEIIEALPERLVQLGYQHVTECIGRSWNYRGTTSHCGT, encoded by the coding sequence ATGTTAGAAATCAAACTTCCTGGGTTACATTTAAAAAATCCCATTATGCCAGCGTCAGGCTGCTTTGGATTTGGTAGAGAATTTAGTAGGTTATATGATTTGTCGCAATTAGGGGCGATTATGATTAAAGCGACTACGGCCGAGCCGCGATTTGGAAACCCTACACCTAGAGTTGCGGAAACGCCATCTGGAATGTTAAACGCCATTGGACTTCAAAATCCTGGATTAGATCAAGTGATGACCGAAGAATTACCATGGCTTGAACAATTTGATGTTCCGATCATCGCCAATATTGCTGGAACATCCGTAGAGGACTATGTTGTTGTAGCGGAAAAAATAAGTGAAGCCAAAAATGTAAAGGCTCTAGAATTAAATATATCATGTCCTAATGTCAAAAAAGGAGGCATCACTTTTGGGACTGACCCAGACGTTGCGAGTCATTTAACAAAACAAGTGAAACGCGTTTCAAAAGTTCCTGTTTATGTGAAATTATCACCGAATGTGACGGATATCGTGGAAATGGCAAAAGCGGTTGAACAAGCAGGAGCAGATGGAATAACATTGATTAATACCCTTTTAGGAATGAGATTAGACCTAAAAACAGGCAAGCCCATTATAGCGAATCAAACAGGAGGATTATCAGGTCCTGCTATTAAGCCAATCGCCATCCGTATGGTATTTCAAGTGAGTCAAGCTGTGAGCATTCCAATTATTGGAATGGGTGGAATTATGTCAGTCGATGATGTCATTGAATTTTTGCTCGCTGGTGCTTCGGCTGTTGCAATCGGGACAGCAAACTTCGTCAACCCTTATATTTGTCCTGAAATAATCGAAGCATTACCAGAAAGGTTAGTACAATTAGGCTATCAACATGTAACGGAATGTATTGGAAGGAGCTGGAATTATCGTGGAACGACCTCTCATTGTGGCACTTGA
- a CDS encoding dihydroorotate dehydrogenase electron transfer subunit (product_source=KO:K02823; cath_funfam=2.10.240.10,2.40.30.10,3.40.50.80; cog=COG0543; ko=KO:K02823; pfam=PF00175,PF10418; superfamily=52343,63380), whose translation MKKELMKICRHEKLAFNIFEMELEGDLVHLIEKPGQFVHIKVDDRFDVLLRRPISIAEFQKEDRKMKLIYRAEGVGTKRLSTKKAGDTLDVLGPLGNGFSIEEMNRGNKALIVGGGIGVPPLYELSKQLVRKGVFVTHVLGFQSKDVVFYEQEFEQLGKTFITTADGSYGIKGFVTDVIREEQFKFDTLYSCGPTPMLAAIEKMFPDKNVYISLEERMGCGIGACFACVCPVKEDETGLAYKKICTDGPVFRAGEVVYSC comes from the coding sequence ATGAAAAAAGAGCTAATGAAAATTTGTCGTCACGAAAAGCTCGCATTCAATATATTCGAGATGGAGCTTGAAGGAGACTTAGTGCATCTAATTGAAAAGCCAGGTCAATTTGTTCATATAAAAGTGGACGATCGTTTCGATGTATTGCTAAGAAGACCGATCAGTATTGCCGAATTTCAAAAAGAAGACCGAAAAATGAAGCTTATTTATCGTGCAGAAGGTGTTGGAACAAAGCGTTTATCTACGAAAAAAGCAGGGGATACGCTTGATGTTTTAGGTCCTCTTGGAAATGGATTTTCTATTGAGGAAATGAATCGTGGAAATAAAGCGTTAATTGTCGGTGGGGGAATTGGAGTTCCCCCTTTATATGAATTGTCCAAACAGCTTGTCCGAAAAGGGGTATTCGTCACACATGTGTTGGGATTTCAATCAAAAGATGTTGTCTTTTATGAGCAAGAGTTTGAACAATTAGGAAAAACTTTTATTACAACGGCAGATGGATCCTATGGCATCAAGGGATTTGTAACAGATGTCATTAGAGAAGAGCAGTTCAAATTTGACACATTGTACAGTTGTGGACCAACCCCGATGCTTGCGGCTATTGAAAAAATGTTTCCAGACAAAAATGTTTACATCTCTTTAGAGGAGAGAATGGGATGTGGAATCGGCGCTTGTTTTGCATGTGTATGTCCTGTAAAAGAAGACGAAACAGGTCTAGCGTATAAAAAGATTTGTACAGACGGACCGGTATTTCGTGCCGGAGAGGTGGTCTATTCATGTTAG
- a CDS encoding uracil permease (product_source=KO:K02824; cog=COG2233; ko=KO:K02824; pfam=PF00860; tigrfam=TIGR00801; transmembrane_helix_parts=Inside_1_19,TMhelix_20_42,Outside_43_45,TMhelix_46_63,Inside_64_67,TMhelix_68_85,Outside_86_89,TMhelix_90_112,Inside_113_118,TMhelix_119_141,Outside_142_155,TMhelix_156_178,Inside_179_184,TMhelix_185_207,Outside_208_226,TMhelix_227_249,Inside_250_307,TMhelix_308_327,Outside_328_331,TMhelix_332_354,Inside_355_373,TMhelix_374_393,Outside_394_397,TMhelix_398_415,Inside_416_433), with protein sequence MNHSKTILLDVQDKPSAINWVLLSFQHLFAMFGATILVPFLVGIDPAVALISSGVGTLAFLIVTKGQVPAYLGSSFAFIAPLIAAKAQGGPGAAMVGAFLAGLVYAIVSLFIKAIGYNWVMKLLPPIVVGPIIVVIGLSLANTAVTMAMNDPDGKYSTLHFSVAFVTLMITIISSVFFKSFLSLIPVLIGIIGGYLYSIAIGIVDFTKVLEAKWFQAPQMIIPFKDYTPTLTVEIVFLMVPVALVTLSEHIGHQMLLSQVINRDLIQKPGLASSIFGDGLATMVAALIGGPPNTTYGENIGVLAITRVFSVYVIAGAAVFAIFFGFIGKISALIQSIPTPVMGGVSILLFGIIASSGLRMMIDSQVNLGEKRNLIIASVILVIGIGGAIIHISDQFELHGMALAAIIGVLLNVILPNDEKKERLTNNTEDSVA encoded by the coding sequence ATGAATCACTCGAAAACGATTTTGTTAGATGTTCAAGATAAACCGTCTGCGATCAATTGGGTCTTATTAAGCTTTCAGCATTTGTTTGCGATGTTTGGCGCAACGATTTTAGTCCCGTTCTTAGTTGGGATTGACCCAGCGGTCGCCTTAATTTCTAGCGGTGTAGGTACTCTAGCGTTTTTAATTGTTACGAAAGGGCAGGTTCCTGCATACTTAGGCTCTTCTTTCGCCTTTATTGCACCATTAATAGCAGCAAAAGCTCAAGGGGGACCTGGTGCAGCAATGGTTGGAGCCTTCCTAGCTGGGCTTGTATATGCTATTGTTTCACTATTTATTAAAGCCATCGGCTATAACTGGGTTATGAAGCTTTTGCCGCCTATTGTGGTAGGTCCGATCATTGTAGTTATTGGCTTAAGTCTTGCCAATACAGCTGTAACGATGGCGATGAATGATCCGGACGGAAAATACAGCACCTTACATTTTTCAGTGGCCTTTGTAACATTAATGATAACGATTATAAGTTCCGTATTCTTCAAAAGCTTCTTAAGCTTAATTCCTGTATTGATCGGGATCATCGGCGGATATCTTTATTCGATTGCGATCGGAATTGTAGATTTCACAAAAGTGTTAGAGGCAAAATGGTTTCAAGCACCGCAAATGATTATTCCATTCAAAGATTATACACCGACCCTTACAGTTGAAATAGTTTTTCTCATGGTGCCAGTCGCCCTTGTCACTTTAAGCGAGCATATCGGTCATCAAATGCTGCTTAGCCAAGTAATAAACCGAGACTTAATTCAGAAGCCAGGATTAGCCAGTTCGATTTTCGGAGACGGTTTAGCAACTATGGTTGCAGCATTAATTGGTGGTCCACCAAATACGACTTATGGAGAAAATATTGGTGTATTAGCGATTACAAGAGTATTTAGTGTATATGTCATCGCAGGAGCTGCCGTATTCGCCATCTTCTTCGGATTTATTGGGAAGATTTCTGCCCTTATCCAATCTATTCCAACGCCAGTTATGGGTGGGGTATCAATTCTTCTCTTTGGTATTATCGCATCCTCAGGATTACGAATGATGATTGATAGCCAAGTAAATTTAGGAGAAAAACGAAATTTAATCATTGCATCCGTCATTTTAGTCATCGGAATTGGAGGAGCGATCATTCATATTAGTGATCAATTTGAGCTTCATGGCATGGCACTAGCTGCGATCATTGGAGTTCTCTTAAATGTCATCTTGCCAAATGATGAAAAAAAAGAACGATTAACGAATAATACTGAAGATTCAGTTGCCTAG
- a CDS encoding dihydroorotase (product_source=KO:K01465; cath_funfam=2.30.40.10,3.20.20.140; cog=COG0044; ko=KO:K01465; pfam=PF01979; superfamily=51338,51556; tigrfam=TIGR00857), producing the protein MAIILKNANILTEEGNLKQVDMKIDEGKIIQIAEKIDEEAEQFDIQGKFVSAGFIDLHVHLREPGGEHKETIATGTLAAAKGGFTTVAAMPNTMPVPDSVERMENLQKRINETANVRVLPYASITIGQKGKELTDFEGLKKAGAFAFTDDGVGVQSAGMMYEAMKLAAKNGYSIVAHCEDNSLVYSGYVHDGEFAKKNRLKGIPSVSESVHIARDVLLAEASGCHYHVCHISTKESVRVVRDAKRAGINVTCEVSPHHLLLCDEDMKAIDSNYKMNPPLRSKEDRDALIEGLLDGTIDFIATDHAPHTAEEKSKGIELAPFGIVGLETAFPLLYTNFVEKNVCSLKQLIEWLTIKPSKIFKLNLGQLKEGAIADLTVIDLHHEEEINPETFVSKGKNTPFSGWKCKGWPVLTIAGGQIVWKKGEGQS; encoded by the coding sequence ATGGCCATCATACTTAAAAACGCAAACATATTAACAGAAGAAGGAAATTTAAAACAAGTGGATATGAAAATAGACGAAGGAAAAATTATTCAAATTGCCGAAAAGATTGATGAAGAAGCTGAACAATTCGATATTCAAGGTAAATTTGTTTCAGCAGGCTTTATTGATTTGCATGTTCATTTACGAGAGCCTGGAGGAGAACATAAGGAAACGATCGCAACGGGAACGTTGGCAGCGGCAAAAGGAGGCTTTACAACAGTTGCTGCAATGCCAAATACAATGCCAGTCCCTGATTCTGTTGAACGGATGGAAAATCTTCAAAAGAGAATTAATGAGACAGCCAATGTTCGTGTGCTGCCATATGCTTCAATTACAATTGGCCAAAAAGGGAAGGAATTAACAGATTTTGAGGGCTTGAAAAAGGCTGGGGCGTTTGCGTTTACAGATGATGGAGTTGGAGTCCAATCGGCTGGCATGATGTATGAAGCGATGAAGCTTGCAGCAAAAAATGGATATTCCATCGTCGCTCATTGTGAGGATAACTCGTTAGTATATAGCGGCTATGTTCATGATGGAGAGTTTGCAAAAAAGAACAGGTTAAAAGGAATACCTTCTGTTTCAGAGTCTGTCCATATTGCCCGTGACGTTTTGTTAGCTGAAGCTAGCGGCTGCCATTATCATGTTTGTCATATTAGTACGAAAGAATCTGTCCGTGTCGTAAGGGATGCAAAGCGTGCCGGAATCAATGTGACATGTGAAGTATCTCCACATCACTTATTGCTCTGTGATGAAGATATGAAGGCCATTGATTCAAATTACAAAATGAATCCACCTCTACGAAGTAAAGAAGATCGGGACGCTCTTATCGAAGGTTTGCTTGACGGTACAATCGACTTTATTGCAACTGATCACGCTCCACATACAGCGGAAGAGAAGAGTAAAGGCATAGAACTTGCTCCGTTTGGAATCGTTGGTTTAGAAACAGCCTTTCCTTTACTTTATACAAATTTTGTCGAAAAAAATGTTTGTTCATTAAAACAACTTATTGAATGGTTAACCATTAAACCTTCAAAAATATTTAAACTAAATCTAGGTCAGTTAAAAGAAGGGGCTATAGCGGATCTAACAGTCATTGATTTACATCACGAAGAAGAAATCAATCCGGAAACATTTGTTTCAAAAGGAAAAAATACACCATTTTCAGGATGGAAATGTAAAGGATGGCCTGTTCTAACAATAGCAGGCGGCCAAATTGTATGGAAAAAGGGAGAGGGACAATCATGA
- a CDS encoding carbamoyl-phosphate synthase small subunit (product_source=KO:K01956; cath_funfam=3.40.50.880,3.50.30.20; cog=COG0505; ko=KO:K01956; pfam=PF00117,PF00988; smart=SM01097; superfamily=52021,52317; tigrfam=TIGR01368), with translation MKRQLVLENGTYWIGEGFGSEQDIVGEVVFTTGMTGYQETLSDPSYCGQIVIFTYPLIGNYGVNRDDFESIHPSIHGIIVKEACPYPSNFRCEMTFDEFLKAKKIPCISGVDTRSLTKMIRQYGTLKGAICSIDQDPHQMAEYLKNTELPRDQVAKVSTKKPYPSPGRGNRVVLIDFGMKHGILRELNKRDCDVVVVPYNTSAEEILLLKPDGVMLSNGPGDPKDVPCAIEMIKQIIGKIPIFGICLGHQLFALANGAETEKMKFGHRGSNHPVKELATNKVSITSQNHSYTVKIDSLVHTDLEVTHVALNDGTVEGLKHKYFPAFTVQYHPEASPGPEDANSLFDQFIALMDEYKEKAGDEPCLNV, from the coding sequence ATGAAACGGCAATTAGTATTAGAAAATGGGACTTATTGGATTGGAGAAGGATTTGGAAGTGAACAAGATATTGTTGGGGAAGTCGTTTTTACAACAGGAATGACTGGATACCAAGAAACACTTTCTGACCCATCCTATTGCGGACAAATTGTTATCTTTACCTATCCGCTTATTGGAAATTATGGCGTCAATCGCGATGATTTCGAATCTATCCATCCTTCAATACATGGAATTATCGTAAAAGAGGCCTGTCCATATCCGTCCAATTTTCGCTGTGAAATGACGTTTGATGAATTTTTAAAAGCGAAAAAAATTCCATGCATTAGCGGAGTGGATACGAGAAGCTTAACGAAAATGATTCGCCAGTACGGAACATTAAAAGGTGCCATTTGTTCGATTGATCAAGATCCCCATCAAATGGCTGAATACTTAAAAAATACGGAACTTCCGCGAGATCAAGTGGCAAAAGTTTCAACGAAAAAACCTTATCCATCTCCTGGAAGAGGCAATCGAGTCGTTCTCATCGATTTCGGTATGAAGCATGGTATTTTAAGAGAATTAAATAAACGTGATTGTGACGTTGTCGTTGTTCCGTATAACACCTCTGCAGAAGAAATTTTATTATTAAAACCTGATGGTGTTATGCTGAGCAACGGCCCCGGGGATCCGAAAGATGTACCTTGCGCGATTGAAATGATTAAACAAATCATAGGAAAAATACCAATCTTCGGCATTTGCTTAGGCCACCAATTGTTTGCACTTGCTAATGGAGCGGAAACAGAAAAAATGAAATTTGGTCATCGCGGCTCAAATCATCCTGTGAAGGAGTTGGCAACGAACAAAGTTTCCATTACATCTCAAAATCATAGCTACACAGTAAAAATTGATTCATTAGTCCATACAGATTTGGAAGTAACACATGTTGCACTGAACGACGGAACGGTAGAAGGACTAAAGCATAAATATTTTCCAGCATTCACTGTACAATATCATCCTGAAGCATCACCTGGTCCTGAAGATGCTAATTCACTATTTGACCAATTTATAGCCTTGATGGATGAATATAAAGAGAAAGCAGGGGATGAACCATGCCTAAACGTGTAG